GTATGAGGTCGAAGTGCTGTCCCTCTTCGATCAGGCCGACTGCGTCGTAACCATTTGAAGACCAGTAAACCTCTGCCCTCAGCCTGCTTAGCATGGCTTTGATCAGCAGGAAATTTACCCTGAGATCGTCAACCACCAGCACCCTGAGGTTTGATGTTGAGTTTTGTATCTGTTTTGGCCGCTCAGTCATAGGTAAGGTTGCTGAAAACATCATGGACAGGTTCAATTAGTTTTGTCACATATAACGATCCCAAATTAAGTGCCAAAGTCATAAAAGACTATAAAACAAATGATTAGAAGGTGTTCAAATTAAGGGCTTTTCCATTTTTAATAATTTCTTCCAAAAATCAGAAAGTTTATCATTAGAGGTTTTCCATGAAATATGAGGTAATTTTCCTGATCAGATGCGCCCTGTCGCGTCCGCGCACGTTGTGCGGGTGACCGGTGTACACAAAGAAGTCGGCCAGTTTCATTTCTTCCACAAACCGACGCAGCAGGGCAAGGCTATGTTGCATCACCACCACGTCGTCCATGTCGCCGTGCATAATGAGCAGCTTGCCCTGAAGTTTTGCGGCCTGATTCAGCAGGCTGGTATTTTGGTACCCCTCGGGATTTTCATCGGGGGTATCCATATAGCGTTCGCCATACATGATTTCGTAGTACTTCCAGTCGGTTACCGGACCGCCGGCAGTGGCCACTTTGAAAATTTCCGGGTGGTTGAGTTTCAGGCTGATGCTCATAAAACCGCCGTAGCTCCAGCCGTCCACCCCGATTCTTTCGGCATCCACAAAAGGAAGGCTTTGCAGATAATCAATGCCAACAAGCTGGTCGGCCATTTCCACCTGGCCAAGCCTGCGGTGGATCACATGCTCAAAGGCTTTTCCGCGGTTGGCCGAGCCGCGGTTGTCGAGGGTGAACACCACAAAACCCTGTTGCGCAAGATATAGCATGTAAAGGTTTGCGCCTCCGAGCCAGCTGTTGGTCACCAATTGGGCGTGTGGCCCGCCATATACGTAAACAACCACCGGATATTTCTTGTCCGGAATCAAACCGGCAGGTTTGATCAGCCGGGCATGAAGCGTACTCCCATCTTCGGCCCTGAGTTGTACCAGTTCAATGTCGGGCATGAGGATATTTGCCAGCGGATTCTGGGCTTCGTGTATGGTTTTCAATGTTTTGCCATTGCGGTCGATGATTTGTGTTTTTCGGGGGGTCACAATGTTCGACCAGGCATCAATGAGGTGGTTGCCGTCGGCCGAAAGCATGGCTTTGTGCTGGCCACCCTCGGAGGAAAGCATGCGTAGTTTGCCATCTCTCAGGTTGACGGCATAGACGTTTTGTTCGAGCGGGGTTTCGCGCGTTGCCAGAAAGAAGACCTGTGTGGCTTTCTGGTCAAAACCGATCACTTCGGTCACCATCCAGGCTCCTGAGGTGAGCTGCCTGATGAGCTTGCCATCGACTTCGTACAGATACAGGTGGTTGAAACCGTCGCGCAGGCTGGGCCAGACGAAGCGTCCGCTGTTCCCCGGCAGGAAGTATAGCGGCGTAAGTGGCTCTACCCAGGTGTCGGCCTTTTCTTCGAAAATGGTAGCCATCAACCGGCCACCGGCTGCTTCGTAGCGGTTCATTTTCAGGTGGTTTTGCCCGCGGTTGAGCAAACCGATATAGATGCTGCGGCCATCGGGATGCCAGGTGACGGCTGTAAGGTATTGCTCGGCGGGTTCGCCGGTTTGCATGGCCACAGTGCTTGTTTCGGCCAGGTCGTACACCATCAGACTCACCTGGTGGCTGGTCATGCCTGCCATAGGATAGCGGATGGGCTGGTGACTTGCAATACGTTGGGCGATGTCGGCCAGGGGATAGGTTGTCACCATGCGTTCGTCCATGCGGTAATAAGCAAGTTTGCTGCCATCGGGCGACCAGAACAGTCCTTTGTTGATGCCAAACTCATTCCGGTGTACACTTTTGCCGCATTCCACCCCCGGGGGTTCGTTGCTCACCTGCCGGTGTTCCAAGCCATCAAACACGAATACATTGTTTTCGATGGTGTAGGCAATTCTCAGGGTGGGAAGATGGATCTCGGCCTGTGCTGCATTTTTCGGCAGGCTTGTCAGTCGTTCGACCTGTAGAGGATTGATTATGAGAACATAATAATCCTGTCCGCTCCGGAACAAGGCCTTGCCGGAAGCAACCCATTGAAATTGGGGAAATCGCCTCAGGCTATCCAGACCGCTTTCGCGCAGGCTTTTGTTGAGCTGCTGAAGCGAGAAAAGGGTGTCGTTCGCTATTTGACTGACAGTGTTTTTTATCAGGTAATTATCCGAAACCCAGGTGTATTCTCCGGCATTGGAGGTCCATTGCACCTGACTCAGGCCGCGGGGAAACAGGGCAGGGTTTATGCCTGCGGCATCTTCGGGGGTAAGCGCGAGGTGTTGTGCGCCACGGGGCTGAACAAGCAGCAAAAGCCAGGTGGCAAGGCTGAGCAAATGTTTCATGATCAGGAAGATATTCTATGTTTTTTGGTTTATATCTGACGGATAGCGGCTGCGAACTGGGGTGTCAGCCCGGGCTGTTTTTCGAGGATATTGCCCACTACCACCACATCGGCTCCGGCTGCGGCCATTTGGCCGGCCAGCTCCGGCTCACGGATGCCGCCGCCAACAATCAGGGGTACCCCGATGCTTTTGCGAACCTCGCGGATCATGCTTGTGGGCACAGGGTTGAAGGCGCCCGAGCCGGCATCCATAAATATCAGTTTCAGGCCCAGCATCTCACCAGCCATAGCCGTGCAGATGGCAATGTCGTTTTTGTCCGACGGAATGGGTACGCTGTTGCTCATATAGCTCACCGAAGTAGGCCGGCCGCTGTCGATAAGCATGTAGCCTGTCGCAATTACTTCGAGGCCGCTCATTTTGAGGTAAGGCGCGGCAATCACGTGCCTGCCGATGAGCATTTCGGCATTGCGCCCCGAGATGAGCGACAAAAAAAGGAATGCATCGGCATGCCTGCTCAGCTGGTAGGAATTGCCCGGAAACAAAACGATCGGGATGTGTTTGGCTTCGGCACGCAGGATTTTGATGCAGCTTTCGAGATTGTCGTTGGTGAGCAGCGAACCGCCAACAAAGAAAAAGTCCACACCCCCCTCAGCAGCGTAACCTGCAAGGGTGTGCAGCGATTTGTCGCTCGGTTTGTCGGGATCGATCAGGACGGCAAACTTGCGGCCGGGCTTCAGAAAATGGTCATAAACAGGCATGGCGGGCAATTGGATTGCCCAAATTTAGCCATTTTGAAAGTATTCGTTTTAAAAGTTTTTCAACACAGCTTTGGCTGGTCTCAGAATATTTCGCGTGCAATGGCTGCAATGTTGTCGGCCCTGCCCATTGTATAGTAATGAATGGCCGGCACGCCTGTAGCTTTGAGCTCTTTGCTCTGAGCCACAGCCCATTCCACACCCAGCTTGCGCACCTGATGGTTGTCGGTGCATTTGCGCACCTCTTTCATCAGGGCTTCAGGCAGGTCGATGTTGAATGTTTGGGGCAGGGTTGAGAGCTGATTCAGGCTGGCCAGAGGTTTCAGCCCCGGGATGATTGGCACCATGATGCCTGCTTCGCGACAACGCGCTACAAAGCTGAAATACTTTGAGTTGTCGAAAAACATCTGGGTGATCACAAACGAAGCTCCTGCCTCAATCTTTTTCTTTAGGTAATAGAGGTCTGAATCCATATTGGGGGCTTCGATGTGTTTTTCGGGATAACCGGCCACCCCAATGCAGAAATCAGTGGGTGTGGCATTGAGCAGGTCGTCTTCGAGGTAGATGCCTTTGTTGAGGTTGGCGATTTGTTTCACCAGCTCGATGGCATGGGCATGGCCACCTTTTTCCGGTTGAAAATATTTCATGCCGGCCTGGGCATCGCCACGAATGGCCAGAAGATTTTTAATGCCAAGAAAGTGAAGGTCGATCAGGGCGTTTTCGGTTTCCTCGCGTGTGAAGCCGCCGCAAATGATGTGTGGTACCACATTGGCTCCATAGCGAAACATGATGGCTGCTGCAATGCCTACGGTGCCCGGACGCTTGCGGATGGTGCGCCGCTCTATCAGGCCGTTAGGCAGGTTTTTGTAAACAAACTCTTCCTGATGATAGGTGACGTTGATGAAAGCCGGGTCGAACTCCATCAGCGGGTCGATGGTTTTCTGGATATTTTCGATGTTTTGTCCTTTGAGCGGTGGCAAAAGCTCGAACGAAAACAATGTGCGATCCGATGCGGCAATTTTTTCGGTTACTTTAGGTAGATTGAACATAATCCGGTAGCTGAGATTTGATGAGTGCAGTGTACAGGTGAATATGTCGTAACTATTTGTAATTCAGGTTTGCATTGAGCAGGCGTTCGGCCTCGGCCATGCTCAGGTTTTTGCGTCGGGCATAGTCTTCCAGCTGGTCACGGCCTATCTTTCCCACGTTGAAATATTGGCTGTCGGGGTGAGCAAAATAGAACCCACTTACAGCGGCCGGGGGTTGCATGGCATAATTTTCGGTAAGCGAAACGCCGGTATGCTTTTGTGCATCGAGCAGCTGGAAAAGAATTTCTTTCTCGGAGTGTTCCGGGCAGGCCGGGTAGCCGGGTGCGGGCCGTATTCCCTGATAAGCTTCGGCGAGCAGCTCGCTGATGTGGAGGTTTTCACCGGAAGCATAGCCCCAGATTACCTTTCGCACGTGCTCGTGCAGCCACTCGGCAAAGGCTTCGGCCAGTCGATCGGCCAAAACCTTGGTCATCAGGGCATTGTAATCGTCGTTGTCTTTTTCGAACTGGTTGGCAAGTTCCTGGACACCATGCCCGGCCGTGACCACAAATGCGCCGATATAATCGCGGATAGCGGCTTCGCGAGGTGCCACAAAATCAGCCAGGCACAGGTTGGGGATGCCTTCGGGTTTAAGTTGCTGATTGCGCAGAAACGAGAACCTGCAAACCTGTTCAAGGGGCTTTTGGCTGTCGAACACCACCACATCGTCGCCTTCGGACAAGGCTGGAAAAATACCGGCCACGCCATCGGCCCGGAGCAATTTGTTGTCGATGATGTGCTTAAGCAATGCACGGGCATCGTTGTAGAGCTTGCGGGCCTCTTCGCCTTTGACGGGATCGTTGAAAATCTGCGGGAATTTGCCGCTGAGCCGCCAGGAATGGAAGAAAAACGTCCAGTCGATGTAGGGCTCAAGTGCCTGGAGCGGGAAGTCGTTGAAAACCGTGATTCCTTGTTTGGCAGGAGCGTAAACGGTTGTGGAATTGAACACGCCAATGTATTTGTTTTTGCGTGCTTCGTCCAGACTGATGAAAGATTCCTCGGCTTTGCTCTTCTGGTATTTCTGTCTCAGGTTTTGGTAGCGTTCCTTCATGCTGCGCAAAAAGTTATCGCGTCGTTCGGGTGGGGCAAGCAGTTCGCTGATCACTCCGGTCACACGTGAGGCGTCGCGCACATGAATCACGGGTTTGCTGTAGGCGGGTGCAATTTTCACGGCCGTGTGCACCTCTGAGGTTGTGGCTCCTCCGATCAGCAATGGCCAATGCAGCCCAAGGCGTTCCATTTCGGATGCCACGTGCACCATTTCCTCGAGCGAAGGTGTGATCAGTCCGCTCAGGCCGATGATATCTACCTGTTGTTCTTTGGCCGTTTGCAATATTTTCTCGGCCGGAACCATCACGCCCAGGTCAATCACCTCGAAGTTGTTGCACGCAAGTACCACGCCTACAATGTTTTTTCCGATGTCGTGCACATCGCCTTTTACCGTGGCCAGCAGTACTTTGCCTGCCGAGCTGCTGTCGCTCACTTTTTCGGCTTCGATGTATGGTAGCAGCGTGGCGACTGCTTTTTTCATCACCCTTGCGCTTTTGACCACCTGAGGCAGAAACATTTTTCCTGATCCGAACAGGTCGCCCACTACGGCCATACCGTCCATAAGCGGGCCTTCGATCACGTCGAGTGCTCGTTGATATTTAGGTCTGGCTTCGAGCACATCCTGTTCAATGTGTTCGGCAATGCCTTTGATCAGAGCATGTTTCAGCCGCTCTTCAACGCTGAGCCGGCGCCACGATTCATCTTCCTTTGCGCCTGCAGTGCTCTTTGATTTCACCTTTTCGGCATAGGCCAGCATGCGCTCGGTGGCATCGCTCCGGCGATTCAGCACCAGGTCTTCGGCCAGCCCGAGCAGTTCTGGCTCAATGGTGTCGTAAACCTGAAGCTGGCCGGGGTTAACAATCCCCATGTCCATTCCGGCTTTGATGGCGTGATAAAGAAACACCGAGTGAATGGCTTCGCGCACTGTATCGTTGCCACGAAAGGCAAAGCTGAGGTTGCTCACCCCACCGCTTACTCTGGCATGAGGCAGGTGTTGCTTGATCCAGGCAGTTGCCCGGATGTAATCCACTGCATAATTATTGTGCTCCTCAATGCCGGTCCCGATAGCTAAGATATTGGGGTCGAAGATGATATCGTGTACCGGAAAACCCACTTCCCCTGTTAGAATGCGATAGGCCCGGCTGCAAATCTCTATTTTTCGCTCAAAGGTGTCGGCCTGGCCTTTCTCGTCGAAAGCCATCACCACCAGGGCAGCGCCATATTTCATGATGGTGCGGGCCTGTGTTTTAAATACTTCTTCGCCTTCCTTGAGGCTGATGGAGTTCACGATGGCTTTTCCCTGCAGACATTTCAGCCCCGCTTCGATGACTTCGAAACGGGAAGAGTCGATCATCACCGGAATACGGGCTATTTCGGGATCGGACA
This window of the Bacteroidota bacterium genome carries:
- a CDS encoding response regulator — its product is MMFSATLPMTERPKQIQNSTSNLRVLVVDDLRVNFLLIKAMLSRLRAEVYWSSNGYDAVGLIEEGQHFDLILLDYNMPGIDGMETAKRIKNITKRIPVISMSTFTESPAFDRTNAPFDGYLGKPVDSEELFKIIYDKSETLN
- a CDS encoding geranylgeranylglyceryl/heptaprenylglyceryl phosphate synthase; this translates as MPVYDHFLKPGRKFAVLIDPDKPSDKSLHTLAGYAAEGGVDFFFVGGSLLTNDNLESCIKILRAEAKHIPIVLFPGNSYQLSRHADAFLFLSLISGRNAEMLIGRHVIAAPYLKMSGLEVIATGYMLIDSGRPTSVSYMSNSVPIPSDKNDIAICTAMAGEMLGLKLIFMDAGSGAFNPVPTSMIREVRKSIGVPLIVGGGIREPELAGQMAAAGADVVVVGNILEKQPGLTPQFAAAIRQI
- the metF gene encoding methylenetetrahydrofolate reductase [NAD(P)H] translates to MFNLPKVTEKIAASDRTLFSFELLPPLKGQNIENIQKTIDPLMEFDPAFINVTYHQEEFVYKNLPNGLIERRTIRKRPGTVGIAAAIMFRYGANVVPHIICGGFTREETENALIDLHFLGIKNLLAIRGDAQAGMKYFQPEKGGHAHAIELVKQIANLNKGIYLEDDLLNATPTDFCIGVAGYPEKHIEAPNMDSDLYYLKKKIEAGASFVITQMFFDNSKYFSFVARCREAGIMVPIIPGLKPLASLNQLSTLPQTFNIDLPEALMKEVRKCTDNHQVRKLGVEWAVAQSKELKATGVPAIHYYTMGRADNIAAIAREIF
- the metH gene encoding methionine synthase: MNTSKPTLSELIRQRVLVLDGAMGTMIQRYKLQEEDYRGTLYPDHPHNLKGNNDLLCLTRPDIVLAIHRQYLQAGADIIETNTFNATSISQSDYGTERWVRDINLAAARLARQAADEFTALDPSKPRYVAGAIGPTNKTASMSPDVNDPGYRAVTFDQLAEAYYEQAAALIEGGADALLVETVFDTLNAKAALFAIQRLQEELGRKLQVMVSGTITDASGRTLSGQTVTAFLHSLAHVDLLSIGLNCALGAKEMRPYIEELAHHAPFAVSAYPNAGLPNQFGEYDESPEEMGEHIQDFLTHGFVNIVGGCCGTTPEHISRFSGLARSARPRPLPDRLSFEGTTVVTGLEPLKISRQSNFINIGERTNVSGSRMFARLIREKKYEEALSIARHQVEGGAQIIDVNMDDALLDAREEMVRFLHMLMSDPEIARIPVMIDSSRFEVIEAGLKCLQGKAIVNSISLKEGEEVFKTQARTIMKYGAALVVMAFDEKGQADTFERKIEICSRAYRILTGEVGFPVHDIIFDPNILAIGTGIEEHNNYAVDYIRATAWIKQHLPHARVSGGVSNLSFAFRGNDTVREAIHSVFLYHAIKAGMDMGIVNPGQLQVYDTIEPELLGLAEDLVLNRRSDATERMLAYAEKVKSKSTAGAKEDESWRRLSVEERLKHALIKGIAEHIEQDVLEARPKYQRALDVIEGPLMDGMAVVGDLFGSGKMFLPQVVKSARVMKKAVATLLPYIEAEKVSDSSSAGKVLLATVKGDVHDIGKNIVGVVLACNNFEVIDLGVMVPAEKILQTAKEQQVDIIGLSGLITPSLEEMVHVASEMERLGLHWPLLIGGATTSEVHTAVKIAPAYSKPVIHVRDASRVTGVISELLAPPERRDNFLRSMKERYQNLRQKYQKSKAEESFISLDEARKNKYIGVFNSTTVYAPAKQGITVFNDFPLQALEPYIDWTFFFHSWRLSGKFPQIFNDPVKGEEARKLYNDARALLKHIIDNKLLRADGVAGIFPALSEGDDVVVFDSQKPLEQVCRFSFLRNQQLKPEGIPNLCLADFVAPREAAIRDYIGAFVVTAGHGVQELANQFEKDNDDYNALMTKVLADRLAEAFAEWLHEHVRKVIWGYASGENLHISELLAEAYQGIRPAPGYPACPEHSEKEILFQLLDAQKHTGVSLTENYAMQPPAAVSGFYFAHPDSQYFNVGKIGRDQLEDYARRKNLSMAEAERLLNANLNYK
- a CDS encoding S9 family peptidase, giving the protein MKHLLSLATWLLLLVQPRGAQHLALTPEDAAGINPALFPRGLSQVQWTSNAGEYTWVSDNYLIKNTVSQIANDTLFSLQQLNKSLRESGLDSLRRFPQFQWVASGKALFRSGQDYYVLIINPLQVERLTSLPKNAAQAEIHLPTLRIAYTIENNVFVFDGLEHRQVSNEPPGVECGKSVHRNEFGINKGLFWSPDGSKLAYYRMDERMVTTYPLADIAQRIASHQPIRYPMAGMTSHQVSLMVYDLAETSTVAMQTGEPAEQYLTAVTWHPDGRSIYIGLLNRGQNHLKMNRYEAAGGRLMATIFEEKADTWVEPLTPLYFLPGNSGRFVWPSLRDGFNHLYLYEVDGKLIRQLTSGAWMVTEVIGFDQKATQVFFLATRETPLEQNVYAVNLRDGKLRMLSSEGGQHKAMLSADGNHLIDAWSNIVTPRKTQIIDRNGKTLKTIHEAQNPLANILMPDIELVQLRAEDGSTLHARLIKPAGLIPDKKYPVVVYVYGGPHAQLVTNSWLGGANLYMLYLAQQGFVVFTLDNRGSANRGKAFEHVIHRRLGQVEMADQLVGIDYLQSLPFVDAERIGVDGWSYGGFMSISLKLNHPEIFKVATAGGPVTDWKYYEIMYGERYMDTPDENPEGYQNTSLLNQAAKLQGKLLIMHGDMDDVVVMQHSLALLRRFVEEMKLADFFVYTGHPHNVRGRDRAHLIRKITSYFMENL